In Methylobacterium sp. WL1, the sequence GGCCTGACCGTGGCGATCGACCAGAGCTTCGGCAATTGCCCGCAATACATCCAGCGGCGGGACGTCGAGCCGGTGCCGCGCCAGCCGGGGCCGACCGAGATCCTGTCGGCCCTGGACGCGGAAGCCGGCGCGCTGATCGACGCCGCGGACACGCTGTTCGTGGCGACCCGGGCGCGGGACGGGCTCCGGGACGGCGGCGCCGACATCTCGCATCGGGGCGGGCGGCCGGGCTTCGTCCGGCGCTGCGGCGACGTGCTGACGGTCCCGGACTTCTCCGGGAACCGCTACTTCAACACGCTGGGCAACCTGGTCGGCGAGCCGCGTGCGGCGCTGCTGTTCCTCGACTTCACCAGTGGCGACCTTCTGGTCCTCCAGGGCCGCACCGCGATCGACTGGACCGGCACCGACGCCGCGGGTCTCCTGGGCGCGCAGCGATCCTGGGCGTTCACGATGACGGCCGGCTGGCGGCGCCGGACGGCGGTTCCGCTCCGGTGGAGCGCCCCCGAGCCGGCACCGCAACTCACGCGCACCGGCATCTGGGACGCGAGCGAGGATGCCTGATCGTGGCTCAGGACGTGCCCGCCGCGGCCGCCTCGTGCTCCTGTGCGAGCCGCGCATCCGCGGCGGCCACGTTCCGGAAGGCCGGGCGGGCCCGGATCCGGTCGACATAGGCCGACAGCACCGGATCGGGCGCGACCAGACCGAAGCCCATCGTCCAGCCGAGTGCGCTGCCCCAAAGGATATCGGCGGCGCTGAAGCGGTCGCCGAGCAGGTACGGCCCCGGCTTCAGCGCTTCGGCGACGCGGGCGATCACGCTGTCGTAGTCGGCATAGGCCGACATGGCGCGCGGCCCGGGCTCGCGCTTGAGATGGCGGTCGATCACCGCGGGCTCGAAGCACGAGCCGTAGAACACCATCCAGCGCAGATACGTCCCCCGGGTGGGATCGGTGAGTGACGGGGCGAGGCCGGCCTCGGGAAACAGGTCGGCCAGATACAGGTAAACCGCCGCCTGCTCGGTCACGAGCGCGTCGCGGGTGCGGATCGCCGGCACCTTGGCCATCGGGTTGATGGCGCGATAGGCATCCCCGAGATGTTCGCCGGCCCGCATGTTGAGCACGTGCAGGCGATGCGGGGCGCCGAGTTCCTCCAGCAGCACGCGCACGCCGGTCGAGCGGGTATTGGGGGCGTGGTAGAACTCGATGTCCGGCGTGTCGGCCATGCCGCACCCTCCCAGGATCCGTGATTTGCGCGGCGATACGCTTCGTCCTGCCTGAGGTCCGGGTCAATCGTGCAGCGCCGCGACGGTGGCGGTTGCGGGATCGCCCCGAGCCCGGGACGGGTGGCCCCAATGAGACATCCGGATCCGAGTTGCGCCCTCTGCGCGGGTGCCCACTTCCGGAGGGACCGGAATCGCGGCAGGGACGTTGGGCGTTTGTGCGTTGCCGCGCGTTGGGGTGCCAGCCGGCGCGACGCGACCCGGGGATTCGAGTTCTGATGGCGAAGATACTGTTAGTCGAGGACCATGAAGAGATCTGGGACTTCCTGTCCCGCCGCCTCAAGCGCCGCGGCTACGAGGTGATCCTGGCGCATGACGGCGAGGCCGGCGTGCAGCAGGCCCGGTCGGGCCAGCCCGACGTGATCCTGCTCGACATGAACCTGCCGGTCCTCGACGGCTGGTCGGCGGCGCGCGCCCTGAAATCCGGATCCGACACGCGGGCGATCCCGATCATCGCGCTCACCGCGCACGCGATGTCCGGGGACCGGGACAAGGCCATCCAGGCGGGGTGCGACGACTACCATCCCAAGCCCGTGGATTTCTCCAAGCTGCTCAGCCAGATCAGCGCCGCGCTGGGCGAGACCGCACAAGCCGGCTGAAGGCCGCCCGCCACGGCAGGCTCCCTGACCCGAACCGCTCCGCCGTCGCGGGGCGGCATCGTCCCTGAATTCGATAAGAGTGGAGCGTCTTTGTGAGCGAGGATCCCGTCACCGCCCAGCGCCTCAAGCAGGGCTTGCCGGTCATCGTCGCGCTGGCCTCCACCCTCCTCGTCGTGGCGATCATGGCGGCCCTGTATCTCGGGCGCGAGATCCTGGTGCCGGTGACGCTGGCGATCCTCCTGAGCTTCGTCCTGGTGCCGGCGGTCCGCATCCTCCGCCGGATCCGCGTGCCGCGGGCGGCGGCGGTGCTCCTGGTGGTGGTGATCGTGTTCGGCGGCCTGTTCGGGATCGGCAGCCTGATCGCCAGCGAGGCCTCGCAGCTGGCGTCGGACCTGCCGCGCTACACGCTGGTGATGCGCGACAAGATCAAGGACCTGCGCGGCGCGACCGACGGGGCCGGGACGCTGTCGCGCATGGTCGACATGGTCCAGGACCTGAGCGCCACGCTCCAGCCGCCCGGCGCCATCGAGGTCAAGGGCGAGCCGGGGACGCGCACGCACCCGCTCACCGTGGAGATCAGCCCCGCCCGGGCGAGCGTCGTCGAGACGTTCCAGACCTTCGCGGGCCCGATCCTGCACCCGCTGGCCACCACCGGGCTGATCCTGATCTTCACGATCTTCATCCTGCTCCAGCGCGAGGACCTTCGGAACCGGGCGATCCGGCTGGCGGGCGGCTCCGGAGACCTGCGCCGGGTGACGGCGGCGATCGACGACGCGACCAGCCGGCTCAGCCGGTTCTTCCTGGCTCAGCTCGCCCTCAACATCGCCTTCGGGGTGGTGATCGGCGTCGGCCTGTGGCTGATCGGCGTGCCGAGCCCGACGCTGTTCGGCGTGCTCGCGGCGATCCTGCGGTTCGTGCCGTATATCGGCGCCGCGATCAGCGCCCTGCTGCCGCTGATCCTCGCCGCGGCGGTCGATCCCGGCTGGAGCATGGTGATCGCCACCGCGGCCCTGTTCCTGGTGGTGGAGCCGATTGCCGGCCACGTGATCGAGCCGCTGCTCTACGGCCACTCCACCGGCCTGTCGCCGATCGCCGTGATCCTGGCGGCGACGATCTGGACCTTCCTGTGGGGACCGATCGGTCTGGTGCTGGCCACCCCGCTCACCGTCTGCCTGGTGGTGCTCGGCCGGCACGTGGAGCGCCTCTGGTATCTCGATGTGCTGCTCGGCGACCGGCCGGCGCTCGCGCCGCCGGAGATCTTCTACCAGCGCATGCTGGCGAACGACCCGGCCGAGGCGATCGACCAGGGCTGGCAGTTCCTCAAGGAGCGTGCGCTGGTCACCTATTATGACGAGGTCGCGCTGGCCGGGCTGCTGCTCGCGCAGGAAGACCTCTCACGCGGCACCCTGGACCGCACCCGACAGGATGCGGTCGGTGCCGCGATCCGAACCGTCGTGGCGCGGCTCGGCACCGCCCCGGTGGCACGGCGCACCTGGCGGGCGCGCCGCGCGCGTCCGACACCGAGACCGCGGCCGCGCTGGCCGCCGCAGGGCCGGACCGTCAGATCGCCGGCATCGTGCTGGCCCGCGAGGATCTCGCGCCGGCCTGGCGCAGCGAGGCGCCGGTCCTCTGCGTGTCGAGCCGTGGCCCGTTCGACGAGGCGGCCACCCTCATGCTCAGCCAGATCCTGGCCCGGCACGGGCTCGCCTCGCAGACCCTGTCGATGGCCGCGATCCGCGCTGGGGAACGCCCCGACAACCCGGGCGGCCTCGCGCTGATCTGCTTCTCCTATCTGGAGCCGGTCAGCCTGTCGCAGATCCGGTTCACGGTGCGGCAGGCCCGTGCCGCGGTGCCGGGCGTGCGTATCCTGGTGGGTTTCTGGCGCGAGCGCGATCCGGCGACATTGGATCGCCTGCGCCGGGCGACCTCGGCGGACTTCCTGGTCACCTCGTTGAACGAGGCGCTCTCGGCGGTCACGAGTGCCTGCCGTGAGCCGGCGCCCGCACAGGTCGCGTCCGCACCCACCCGGGCCCTCCCCGGCCCGGCCCGGCCGGTGGCGGCCTGACCCACGCCAAGCGCAACAACGCCGACGTGGCGTGACGGTCGACAACGCCGCGTGCCTTCCTAAAGTCGCAGCCCGCTGCCGGCACCGGGCCGGCATCCCCATCTGTCCACGATTGGAACGAATAAGACTGCGCGCCATGTCCGATTCCCCTGAAAAACCTCCGATCGGACCGAGCGCAGTCGTCAGGGACGGCGCGGCGAGCGATGTCGCCGACCCCAAGAGCGACATCTTCTTCGCCGCGGTGGAAACCACCCGGATGCCGATGATCGTCACCGATCCGCGCCAGCCGGACAATCCAATCATCTTCGCCAACCGCGCCTTCCTGGCGATGACCGGCTACACGCCCGAGGAACTGGTTGGGCGCAATTGCCGGTTCCTGCAGGGCCCGGAGACCGACCGCGAGACCGTCGATCAGATCCGCTCGGCGATCGCCGAGAGCCGCGAATTCGCCACCGAGATCCTGAACTACCGCAAGAACGGCTCGAGCTTCTGGAACGCCCTGTTCGTCTCGCCGGTGTACAATTCGGCCGGGGAGCTCGTGTATTTCTTCGGCTCGCAGCTCGACGTCTCACGCCGGCGCGACGCCGAGGAGGCGTTGGGCCAGGCGCAGAAGATGGAGGCGTTGGGCCAGCTTACCGGCGGCATCGCGCACGACTTCAACAACCTGCTGCAAGTCATCGTCGGCTACGTCGACATCCTGGCCTCCGGGCTCGAGAAGCCCGATGCGGACCGCGCCCGGCTCGGGCGCGCCACCGACAACATCCGGCAGGCGGCCGAACGTGCGACGACCCTGACGCAGCAGCTCCTGGCCTTCGCCCGCAAGCAGCGGCTGGACGGGCGCGCCGTCAACCTCAACACGCTGATCGAGGGGATGCGCGAGATGGTCGCCCGCTCGGTGGGCGAGGCGGTGACGATCGAGCTGGATCTCGACCGGGACCTCTGGAACTGCCGCGTGGACCCGACGCAGGCCGAGGTCGCGATCCTCAACGTGCTGATCAACGCCCGGGACGCCATGCCGGATGGCGGCACCGTCCGGATCACCACGGAGAACAACGCGGTCACGGCCAGCGGCGAGATCGGGCCGCTGCGCGCGGGCCGCTACGTCAGCATCGCGATCCGGGATAACGGCACCGGCATCCCGCCCGCGGTTCTGGCCCGGGTGATGGATCCGTTCTTCACCACCAAGGAGGAGGGCAAGGGCACCGGGCTCGGCCTGTCGATGGTCTACGGCTTCGCCAAGCAGTCCGGCGGCGCCGCCCAGATCGAGTCCGTGGTCGGCGCCGGCACGACGGTGCGCCTGTCCTTCCCGGCGACCGACGGCGACGCGCACGCCCCGTCCAAGGTCTCGCACCGGGCGGTGGACCGGCAGGGTACCGAGACGATCCTGATCGTGGACGACCGCGAGGATGTGGCCGAGCTCGCCCGCACCATCCTGCGGGACTTCGGCTACACGACGCTGATGGCCAGCAATGCCCGCGAGGCCCTGGAGATCCTGGAATCCAGCGAGCGGATCGATCTGCTGTTCACCGACCTGATCATGCCGGGCGGCATGAACGGCGTGCTGCTCGCCCGCGAGGCGCGCCGCCGCCAGCCCAAGCTCAAGGTCCTGCTGGCCACGGGCTATGCGGAGGCGAGCCTGGAGCGAACCGATATCGGCGGTTCCGAGTTTGACCTTCTCAACAAGCCTTACCGGCGCACGGAGCTGGTCCGCCGCGTGCGGGCCATCCTCGACGGTCCCACCGGCGTAGGCTGAGCTTGAGGAGACGCGCGGTGGCGCAGGGCGACAAGGCGAAATACACCGACAAGCAGAAGCGCAAGGCCGATCACATCGCCGACTCCTACGAGGCGCGCGGCGTGCCGGAGCAGGAAGCGGAATCCCGCGCCTGGGCCACGGTCAACAAGGACGACGGCGGCGGCAAGAAGCCGGGCGGCTCCGGCCGCGGCAAGGACACCGGCCATCCAGCGGCCCACACGGGCGGCGACACGGGCGGCAAGGCCTCCGCAAGCCGGACACCTGAGCAACGCTCGGCCTCGGCCAAGAAGGCGGCGGCGACGCGCAAGGCGAATGCTGCGGCCAGTGCGTGATCCGGCAGGGGCGGGACCGGACGTGTTGTACGCCTTCCGCGGCCTGGAATCGCTTGGCTTCGACCTTTCGAGGTCGCCACAGCCCGGGCCGGCGTCACACCGAAAGCATCGTAGGTCCCAGTCGGATCCTGCCTGCGGAGGGCCTACATGGCCTTCTTCGGCGCGGCCTGCAGGAAATCCTGAAGTTGCCGCTTGTAGAACTTGGCGTAACCCGTGGTGCCGTGGCCCATGGTCTCGTCGCTGGCCGGGATCACGTAGAGGCGCGCGTTCTTCACGCGCTTTATCTCGCGCTCCATGATCCCCGTCTCGGGCGGGTTGCGCTCGTCGTCGGCAGCATTGATCGCCAGCACCGCGGCTTCGATCTTCTCCAGGCCAGGAGAGCAATTGTAGGCGCGAGACGATTCCCACTGATAGACATAATCGTTTGCATCGGCGGCGAACGGTGCCGCCAAGCGTGCGTCCACGAGTTTGTCGGCCAAGTCACCCGTCGGTGCGTGTCTTTGTAGAGCCAACGTGCCGCCACTGGTGCCGAGGGCGAAGAACACGTTTGCAACCCGCACCGAGGGCGGCTGGACCAAGTACTCCCCGTTGGCATAGGCCGGGTCGCGCCGGATGGTCTCTACTAGAAGCCGGCGCATCATCCAGTTGCGGCTCGCCATTTCGCTCGGCTGTGACGCCATGGGAACGAGAGCGTCCATGTACGCCGGGTGCTTCACGCCCCAGATCCAGGCGTGCATCCCCCCATCGAGTTGCCGATGATCACGCGGACGTGGTTGAGTCCGAGGTGTTCTTTGAGAAGCCGGTACTGAGCCTCGACCATATCGTCATAGTTATACCGTGGAAACTTCGTCCTCAGACCATCGGAAGGCTTGGATGACTTTCCATGGCCGAGCACGTCCGGGATGATGATATAGTACTTTGCCGCGTCCAGTGGTTGGCCGGGCCCGAATAGCTCTCCCGCGAAGCCAGGCGTCAGCATGCTGGATGCCGAACCGGTGGTCCCATGCACGACGACGACGGGTTCGCCGTTCGGATCGCCAACGGTCGTGTAGTGCAGGCGCATCTCCGGCAGGACTTCGCCGGTGTGAAATGTGAAGTCCTTGATCGTCGCGTCGCCCTCTTTGGGCGTCGGATATTCGGCAGCACGCGCCGTGAGCGCCAGCGAGAGCACGGCCGCGCCGACGGCTGAACCGCACAACAGGCTCACGACTTTCATGCGATCCCCCCTCGAAGCGTCAATGGTTTTCCACCGCGCTTAAATGAGTATTGCCGTGTCGATTTCGCCTGACAATAGCTGTAGCTCTCCGCTCGAACAGTAGCCCTCACTCTGTTTGGCGAGTTGCAAGGAACCGACCGTCTCATGCGGGCGGAGAGTGCGGCGACCGCCAAGATCTGAGGCAAGCGGAACGTGGGCAGCACGATCCGCCAAATCTTACCTTTGCGCTTCCGCCAGCTTGACCAACGTGTGGAGCATCCGGTTCGCCGGCGTCGGGATGCCGAGCGCAGCCCCCTTCCGAACGACATAACCGTTGAGGTGGTCGATCTCGCTCGGCCGGCCCCGGGCGAGGTCCTGGGCGGTGGAGGAGCGCTGGTCGGCCATGCTGGTGCTGAGGGCGAGCACCGTGTCGAGGATGTCGTCGGGTACCGACACGCCCGCGGCGTTCGCCACCGCGACGCATTCCTGCACCACATCGGTCATCGCCGCGACGACGCCCTCACCCTGCACCAGGCGGCCGTAGGGCAACTGGGTCAGGGCCGACAGGGCGTTGTAGGCGCAGTTCAGGATTAGCTTGCCCCAGAGCGCGTCCAGGGCGCGTTCCGAGACGGTGGTCGGGATCCCGGCGGCGATGAGCGCGGCGGCGATGGTTTCGCTGGCTGCCGAGGCGCCGAGCACGAGGTCGCCCCGGCCGTTGTGCCGCACCTGCCCCGGCCCGACCATCGCGGTGGCGACGTAGACCGCCACCGGCACCACCGGCCGCCCGAGCACGACGCCCAGGCGCTCGGCGTTGTCGACGCCGTTCTGGAGGCTGAGGATCGTCGCCGAGGGGCCGAGATGGGGCGCGATGGTCGCCCCGGCCGCTTCCGTGTCGCCCGACTTGACGCAGACGAGCACCAGATCCGCCCCGGCGACACCATCGCTCGCCGTCGTCGCAGGAACCGCCACGGCGGCACGCCCGGCCGCGCTCTCCAGCACCAGCCCGTTTGCCGCGACCGCCTCGACCAGGGCCGGGCGGCCGATCAGCGTGACCGCATGGCCGGCCCGCGCGAGCAGGAACCCGTAATAGCAGCCGACCGCGCCGGCCCCGAGGATTGCGACCTTCATCGCGCCGCCGCCGCGGCGTGCTCGGGATGGAACGGCGCGGCGGCGGCCCCCGTCCGCACATGGTCGAGGAGGGCCTGGACCGGGTGGCGGAGCCTCACGCCGTCGATCAGCCTGGCCTGCGACCGGCAGGAATAGCCGTCCGCCAGAAGGTTGCCGCCGGGGGCCTCGGCCACGTGGCGCCCCCAGCTCAAGCCGTAGATCGCCTCCGAGGTGGCGCGGTTGCGCGCCTCGTGGCCGTAGGTCCCGGCCATGCCGCAGCAGCCCGCGGGCAGCACGTCGAGCCGCAGCCCGAGATGGGTGAACACCGCCTGCCAGTCGCGGACCGCGCCGGGGGCGTTGGTGCGCTCGGTGCAGTGGGGCAGCAGCTGCAGGGTCGCGTTGCCCGGCCGGGGCGCGATCCGGTCGAGCTGCGTGGCAAGCCATTCCTGCAGGATCTGGACCTTGGGCAGGTCGTCGCCGCCGAGCGCCTGGGCGTATTCGGACCGGTAGGTCAGCGTCATCGACGGATCGAGGCCGACGAGCGGCACGCCCGAGCGCGCGAGCGCCCGCAGCATCGCGGCGTTGGACCGCGCCACCGCGGCGAACCGGGCCAGGAAGCCGTGCACGTGCAGCGGCTTACCGTTCGGCCGGTAGGGCACGAGCCACGGCTTGAAGCCGAGCGCGACCAGGAGCGCGCAGGCATCGACGACCAAGGCCGCCTCGAAATGGCTGGTGAACGCATCCTGCACCAGCAGCACTGCGCGCGCGCGCTCCGCCGAGGGGAGACGGGCCAGCGCCTCCGGGGTCGCGGTGGCGACGCCGAGTTCGGCGAGCCGCGCCGTCAGGTCGATCGGCGACAGGGCCGGGATCCCGACCAGGCCGGCCTTGGCCAGCAGCATCCGGGCGAGCGGGTTGGCCAGGGCCGCGTTGCTCAGGCGCGGCATCCGGGCGGCCAGCGGCAGGAGCGGCTCCAGCGCGGCCACGAGGTGGTCTTTCAGGGGCCTGGCGTAGCGGGCATGGTAGAGTGCCAGGAACTTCGCCCGGAAGGTCGGGACGTCCACCTTGATCGGGCACGATCCCGTGCAGGACTTGCAGGCGAGGCAGCCGTCCATCGCCTCCTTCACGGCGTGGGAGAAGTCATCGGCCTCGGAGCGGCGCCGGAAACCGCTGCGCATGGTCGCGAAAACATCGGCCCACCAGCCGGGGCGCTGGCGCTTCAGCTCCGCGGAGGGGTCCATGCCCGCCTGTGACGCCAGGCGCAGCCACTCGCGCATCAGCGAGGCGCGGCCCTTGGGCGAATGCCGGCGCTCCCGGGTCGCCTTCCAGGACGGGCACATCGCGTCGTCCGGATCGAAGGTGAAGCAGGCGCCGTTGCCGTTGCAGTGCAGGGCCTCGTCGAAATCCTGCCGGACCGGCGGCGGGATCGTCCGGTCCTGCTCGCCCCGGCGGGGCACGCCGTCGATCCGGGTGAGCGCGCCGCCCCGGGCCGTGGCGATCTTGCCCGGATTCATCCGGTCGCCCGGGTCGAAGGCGCGCTTGACCGCTTCGAGCGCCGGCATCAGCGGCCCGAAGGTCGCGGGCACGAACTCGGAGCGGAATCCCTTGCCGTGCTCGCCCCAGAGCAGCCCGCCATACTTTGCGGTGAGCGCGACCACGCCCTCGGTCACCTCGCGGATCAGGGCGTTCTGGTTCGGATCCTTCAGGTCGATGGCCGGACGGACGTGAAGGACGCCGGCATCGACATGGCCGAACATGCCGTAGCGCAGCCCCTTGGCGTCGAGCAGCGCCCGGAACTCGGCGATGAAGTCGGCGAGCCGCTCCGGCGGCACCGCGGTATCCTCGACGAACGGGATCGGGCGCGCATCGCCCTTGGCGGCCCCGAGCAGGCCCACCGCCTTCTTGCGCATGGTCCAGAGTTTTTCGATCGCGTCGCCGCGGGCGATGGTGAAGCCGAGGCGCTTGGTGTCGGTCCCGCGCTCGGCCTCCAGCACCGTGGTGAGCCGCGCCAGGGCGGCATCCACGCCGTCCGCGTCGTCGCCGACGAATTCCACCAGGTTGATGCCGTGGACCGGCCGGCCGGCGGGATCGTCCGGGAAGAAGGCGCGGACCTCGGCCCAGATCGGGTCCTTGCGGGCGAGGCCCAGGACGGTGGAATCGATGGTCTCCACCGAGGCCGCGCCGAACGGCAGCAGCGCCTGGGCGTCCCGCAGGGCGGCGTCGAAATCCACGTAGGAGAGCGCCACCAGCACCGACGCCTTGGGGATCGGCAGAACGTTGAGCCGCGCCTCGGCGATCAGCGCCAGGGTGCCCTCCGAGCCGCAGATCACGCTCTTGAGGTCGAACCGGCCGTCCGCATCGCGCAGATGGGCGAGGTCGTAGCCGGTGAGGCAGCGGTTGAGCTTGGGGAAGCGCTCGGCGATCAGCGCTGCATTCTCGGTGACGACCGTATCGACGGTGCGGTGGATCTCGCCGACCCGGTCGTTGCGGGCCTGGGCGGCTTCGAGGCCGGCCGCGTCCAGCGGCTCGGCCGTCCAGACCGTGCCTTCGGCGAGCACGCAGGTCAGCGCGAGGACGTGGTCGCGGGTCTTGCCGTAGAGGCAGGAGCCCTGACCGCAGGCATCGGTGGAGATCATGCCCCCGATGGTCGCGCGGTTCGAGGTCGAGAGTTCGGGCGCGAAGAACAGGCCGTGCTCGGCCAGCGCCCGGTTGAGCTGGTCCTTCACCACCCCGGGCTCGACCCGGACGATGCGGCGCGCGACGTCGATCTCCAGGATGCGGTTCATGTGCCGCGAGGTGTCGACCACGAGGCCGTGGCCGAGCGACTGGCCGTTGGTGCCGGTGGCCCCGCCGCGGGGGCGGATCACGATCTCGGTGAAGCGCGGGTCGTCCAGCAGCTTGGCGATGCGCACGAGGTCGTCGCGCGAGCGCGGGAAGGCCACGGCCCCCGGCTCGACCTGATAGATCGAGTTGTCGGTGGAAAAGACCGCGCGGTCCGCGGCCGATACGCTCAGGTCGCCCGCAAAGCCGCGCAGGCGCAGTTCGGCGACCACCGCCTCATAGAGCGGCACGGCCTCGGTGTGGCGGGTCAGGACCGGGATCATGAACGCGTTCTACACCCGGCCCCTCGCGAGGGAAGATCGGCGATTATGTCACGTCGCCGCGAACCGGTCTGGCACCCCGCTTGCCACGGTGGCGACGGTGCGGAGCGGATGCCCATGAACGCGAGCGTCGAACGGGTCAGGGATGCCCTGGCCGAGCTGATCAAGGCGGCCCTCATCTCCGACGACGCCACGAGCCTCGCCTGCCGCGAGGCCGGCCGGACCAAGCTCGCCGCCCTGGGCGCCGACCCGCCGCAGGCCGGGAGCCTGCGCATGGACGGGGCCTGGACGCTGGCGATCCAGCAGGCGGAGACGCCGGAGCTGGCGCCCGGAGAAGGCCAGGTGAACCTGACCCTGCCGCGCGCCTGCCCGTTCGGCCTGGACGAGATCCTGGGACCGGGCTTCGACGTCGATCTCGCGGTCGACCGCATCCGCAAATCGGCCTCCACGGGCTGATCGCGCCTGTTGAGGACGCGACGGCCACCGTTGCCGCGGACCGGCCGGAACCCCATCTTGCGGTGACGCGACCGAATTAGCGGTCCGGCGCCCGATCGCGGGCGCACGCCTTTTTCGAGAACCGTCCGGCACCACCTTTTGGCACCACGCATCAGCGCAGAGGCGGCAGAACCCGCCGCTCC encodes:
- a CDS encoding pyridoxamine 5'-phosphate oxidase family protein, with the protein product MATFHADEAIAQARAGHVLGETPAIRSFMPDQHRGFFAGLPYLLVATADASGAPVATLLTGPPGFVHSPDATHLAISAALDPADPAARFLIPGAEAGILGIDLATRRRNRANGRIVRRDRDGLTVAIDQSFGNCPQYIQRRDVEPVPRQPGPTEILSALDAEAGALIDAADTLFVATRARDGLRDGGADISHRGGRPGFVRRCGDVLTVPDFSGNRYFNTLGNLVGEPRAALLFLDFTSGDLLVLQGRTAIDWTGTDAAGLLGAQRSWAFTMTAGWRRRTAVPLRWSAPEPAPQLTRTGIWDASEDA
- a CDS encoding FAD-binding and (Fe-S)-binding domain-containing protein: MIPVLTRHTEAVPLYEAVVAELRLRGFAGDLSVSAADRAVFSTDNSIYQVEPGAVAFPRSRDDLVRIAKLLDDPRFTEIVIRPRGGATGTNGQSLGHGLVVDTSRHMNRILEIDVARRIVRVEPGVVKDQLNRALAEHGLFFAPELSTSNRATIGGMISTDACGQGSCLYGKTRDHVLALTCVLAEGTVWTAEPLDAAGLEAAQARNDRVGEIHRTVDTVVTENAALIAERFPKLNRCLTGYDLAHLRDADGRFDLKSVICGSEGTLALIAEARLNVLPIPKASVLVALSYVDFDAALRDAQALLPFGAASVETIDSTVLGLARKDPIWAEVRAFFPDDPAGRPVHGINLVEFVGDDADGVDAALARLTTVLEAERGTDTKRLGFTIARGDAIEKLWTMRKKAVGLLGAAKGDARPIPFVEDTAVPPERLADFIAEFRALLDAKGLRYGMFGHVDAGVLHVRPAIDLKDPNQNALIREVTEGVVALTAKYGGLLWGEHGKGFRSEFVPATFGPLMPALEAVKRAFDPGDRMNPGKIATARGGALTRIDGVPRRGEQDRTIPPPVRQDFDEALHCNGNGACFTFDPDDAMCPSWKATRERRHSPKGRASLMREWLRLASQAGMDPSAELKRQRPGWWADVFATMRSGFRRRSEADDFSHAVKEAMDGCLACKSCTGSCPIKVDVPTFRAKFLALYHARYARPLKDHLVAALEPLLPLAARMPRLSNAALANPLARMLLAKAGLVGIPALSPIDLTARLAELGVATATPEALARLPSAERARAVLLVQDAFTSHFEAALVVDACALLVALGFKPWLVPYRPNGKPLHVHGFLARFAAVARSNAAMLRALARSGVPLVGLDPSMTLTYRSEYAQALGGDDLPKVQILQEWLATQLDRIAPRPGNATLQLLPHCTERTNAPGAVRDWQAVFTHLGLRLDVLPAGCCGMAGTYGHEARNRATSEAIYGLSWGRHVAEAPGGNLLADGYSCRSQARLIDGVRLRHPVQALLDHVRTGAAAAPFHPEHAAAAAR
- a CDS encoding response regulator, producing MAKILLVEDHEEIWDFLSRRLKRRGYEVILAHDGEAGVQQARSGQPDVILLDMNLPVLDGWSAARALKSGSDTRAIPIIALTAHAMSGDRDKAIQAGCDDYHPKPVDFSKLLSQISAALGETAQAG
- a CDS encoding glutathione S-transferase family protein, which translates into the protein MADTPDIEFYHAPNTRSTGVRVLLEELGAPHRLHVLNMRAGEHLGDAYRAINPMAKVPAIRTRDALVTEQAAVYLYLADLFPEAGLAPSLTDPTRGTYLRWMVFYGSCFEPAVIDRHLKREPGPRAMSAYADYDSVIARVAEALKPGPYLLGDRFSAADILWGSALGWTMGFGLVAPDPVLSAYVDRIRARPAFRNVAAADARLAQEHEAAAAGTS
- a CDS encoding ketopantoate reductase family protein, with the protein product MKVAILGAGAVGCYYGFLLARAGHAVTLIGRPALVEAVAANGLVLESAAGRAAVAVPATTASDGVAGADLVLVCVKSGDTEAAGATIAPHLGPSATILSLQNGVDNAERLGVVLGRPVVPVAVYVATAMVGPGQVRHNGRGDLVLGASAASETIAAALIAAGIPTTVSERALDALWGKLILNCAYNALSALTQLPYGRLVQGEGVVAAMTDVVQECVAVANAAGVSVPDDILDTVLALSTSMADQRSSTAQDLARGRPSEIDHLNGYVVRKGAALGIPTPANRMLHTLVKLAEAQR
- a CDS encoding hybrid sensor histidine kinase/response regulator, producing MSDSPEKPPIGPSAVVRDGAASDVADPKSDIFFAAVETTRMPMIVTDPRQPDNPIIFANRAFLAMTGYTPEELVGRNCRFLQGPETDRETVDQIRSAIAESREFATEILNYRKNGSSFWNALFVSPVYNSAGELVYFFGSQLDVSRRRDAEEALGQAQKMEALGQLTGGIAHDFNNLLQVIVGYVDILASGLEKPDADRARLGRATDNIRQAAERATTLTQQLLAFARKQRLDGRAVNLNTLIEGMREMVARSVGEAVTIELDLDRDLWNCRVDPTQAEVAILNVLINARDAMPDGGTVRITTENNAVTASGEIGPLRAGRYVSIAIRDNGTGIPPAVLARVMDPFFTTKEEGKGTGLGLSMVYGFAKQSGGAAQIESVVGAGTTVRLSFPATDGDAHAPSKVSHRAVDRQGTETILIVDDREDVAELARTILRDFGYTTLMASNAREALEILESSERIDLLFTDLIMPGGMNGVLLAREARRRQPKLKVLLATGYAEASLERTDIGGSEFDLLNKPYRRTELVRRVRAILDGPTGVG
- a CDS encoding plasmid stabilization protein, whose product is MAQGDKAKYTDKQKRKADHIADSYEARGVPEQEAESRAWATVNKDDGGGKKPGGSGRGKDTGHPAAHTGGDTGGKASASRTPEQRSASAKKAAATRKANAAASA